In Deltaproteobacteria bacterium, one genomic interval encodes:
- a CDS encoding septum formation initiator family protein produces the protein MKSLPENKFTWLYVFTFVLLLLYTFFSERGLIRVHQLATERDNIIMRSQIVEGENKKLLSKALLLKNDFKEMEKTARAELDLVREDEILYKFSK, from the coding sequence GTGAAATCTCTTCCTGAAAATAAGTTCACATGGCTCTATGTATTTACTTTTGTCTTACTCTTGCTGTACACTTTTTTCAGTGAAAGAGGTTTGATTCGTGTACATCAATTAGCCACGGAAAGAGATAATATTATAATGAGATCTCAAATTGTAGAAGGGGAAAACAAAAAGCTGCTTTCTAAAGCACTTTTATTAAAAAACGATTTTAAGGAAATGGAAAAAACAGCCAGGGCAGAACTGGACCTTGTACGAGAAGATGAAATTCTTTATAAATTTTCGAAATGA